One genomic window of Salvia miltiorrhiza cultivar Shanhuang (shh) chromosome 4, IMPLAD_Smil_shh, whole genome shotgun sequence includes the following:
- the LOC131022777 gene encoding WEB family protein At2g38370 isoform X1 has protein sequence MATENPQILEAHPLDSGRAEIDTSAPFESVKEAANRFGGMGFWKPVSHKSSQLCEHEREVAVDVVNLEEQTAQLERDLIVKERETLDVLKELETTKNIVEELKLKLQNEASEISAALKSESTSDAKNRAAAEVAEDGGRDGKGEKVERVGGVDLCPSEAPGFILLELKQAKLNLTKTTTDLADIRATVDAYNKRIERERASLERTRQRLSSNTSRISCLESELNQKRQKLEEVKDGEVRDPINITRELQKLSSETEQFKKVGEAARAQVQRALSEIEQTKARIRTAEIRLIAAKKMKAAARASEAVAFAEMKALSCTDTSKPSEDVTLTFEEYSSLISKAREAEEACKGRAAGAMLLVEEANVSKTEILKKVEEATEEVKISKKALEEALSRVETANQGKLAVEEALRVWRSEHGHKRRSLHNSTKFKNPSSLQRKDSRLLDVNGMSLVSDELKPVLRPTLSIGQILSRKLLLTEDYENGVQADNKIVGKRKVSLGQMLGKPSSDSHSARKCGKENKQVPAKRKKFGFARISLLVAKKKKSNVAADPLRRGSA, from the exons ATGGCCACTGAAAATCCCCAGATTCTGGAAGCCCACCCGCTTGATTCGGGCCGGGCCGAGATCGACACTTCGGCGCCGTTCGAGTCGGTCAAGGAGGCCGCCAACCGCTTCGGCGGCATGGGTTTCTGGAAACCCGTTTCCCACAAGTCTTCTCAACTTTGCGAG CATGAGAGAGAAGTGGCTGTTGATGTTGTCAATTTGGAGGAACAAACTGCACAACTCGAAAGAGATCTCATagtgaaggagagagagacgCTAGATGTCTTGAAGGAGCTCGAAACGACCAAGAACATCGTTGAGGAATTGAAGTTGAAGCTGCAGAATGAAGCATCCGAGATCAGTGCAGCACTCAAATCAGAATCAACGAGCGATGCCAAGAATCGAGCTGCTGCTGAGGTAGCCGAAGATGGTGGAAGAGATGGGAAAGGCGAAAAAGTTGAGAGAGTTGGTGGTGTGGACTTGTGCCCCTCAGAAGCTCCTGGTTTCATCCTCTTGGAGCTGAAGCAGGCGAAGCTCAACCTAACGAAGACGACTACTGATCTTGCTGACATCCGAGCCACAGTTGATGCATACAACAAGAGAATCGAGAGGGAGAGGGCGTCCCTTGAGAGGACTCGCCAGAGGCTGTCTTCAAACACCTCGAGGATTTCGTGTCTGGAATCTGAGCTCAACCAGAAGAGACAGAAGTTGGAGGAGGTCAAAGATGGTGAAGTCCGCGACCCCATAAACATCACGCGGGAACTGCAGAAGCTGAGCTCTGAGACGGAGCAATTCAAGAAGGTCGGGGAGGCTGCAAGGGCGCAAGTTCAGAGGGCGTTGTCCGAAATCGAGCAGACCAAGGCCCGGATCAGGACGGCCGAGATCAGGCTGATCGCGGCCAAGAAGATGAAGGCAGCTGCACGGGCGTCCGAAGCTGTAGCCTTCGCAGAGATGAAGGCGCTCTCTTGCACCGACACCTCCAAACCCTCTGAAGACGTGACCCTCACGTTCGAGGAATACTCCTCCTTGATCTCCAAAGCTCGGGAGGCTGAGGAGGCCTGCAAGGGCAGAGCTGCGGGCGCAATGCTCCTAGTCGAGGAAGCAAACGTGTCCAAGACGGAGATATTGAAGAAGGTCGAGGAGGCAACGGAGGAGGTGAAGATCAGCAAGAAGGCCTTGGAGGAGGCGCTGAGCAGAGTCGAGACGGCCAATCAAGGGAAGCTCGCAGTTGAGGAGGCGCTCCGCGTGTGGAGATCCGAGCACGGCCACAAACGGCGTTCTCTCCATAACTCCACCAAGTTCAAGAATCCATCATCTTTGCAGAGGAAGGACTCCCGCCTCCTCGATGTCAATGGCATGAGCCTCGTCAGCGACGAGCTCAAGCCGGTGCTGAGGCCGACTCTGTCGATAGGGCAGATACTGAGCAGGAAGCTGCTGCTGACGGAGGACTACGAGAACGGGGTGCAAGCCGACAACAAGATCGTCGGGAAACGCAAGGTCTCGCTCGGGCAAATGCTCGGGAAACCTAGCAGCGATTCACATTCTGCAAGAAAATGTGGGAAGGAAAACAAGCAAGTCCCTGCCAAGAGGAAGAAATTTGGCTTTGCTCGGATCTCGCTGCTCGTcgccaagaagaagaagagcaaTGTGGCTGCGGATCCATTGCGGCGCGGCAGCGCGTGA
- the LOC131022777 gene encoding WEB family protein At2g38370 isoform X2 — protein MHEREVAVDVVNLEEQTAQLERDLIVKERETLDVLKELETTKNIVEELKLKLQNEASEISAALKSESTSDAKNRAAAEVAEDGGRDGKGEKVERVGGVDLCPSEAPGFILLELKQAKLNLTKTTTDLADIRATVDAYNKRIERERASLERTRQRLSSNTSRISCLESELNQKRQKLEEVKDGEVRDPINITRELQKLSSETEQFKKVGEAARAQVQRALSEIEQTKARIRTAEIRLIAAKKMKAAARASEAVAFAEMKALSCTDTSKPSEDVTLTFEEYSSLISKAREAEEACKGRAAGAMLLVEEANVSKTEILKKVEEATEEVKISKKALEEALSRVETANQGKLAVEEALRVWRSEHGHKRRSLHNSTKFKNPSSLQRKDSRLLDVNGMSLVSDELKPVLRPTLSIGQILSRKLLLTEDYENGVQADNKIVGKRKVSLGQMLGKPSSDSHSARKCGKENKQVPAKRKKFGFARISLLVAKKKKSNVAADPLRRGSA, from the exons ATG CATGAGAGAGAAGTGGCTGTTGATGTTGTCAATTTGGAGGAACAAACTGCACAACTCGAAAGAGATCTCATagtgaaggagagagagacgCTAGATGTCTTGAAGGAGCTCGAAACGACCAAGAACATCGTTGAGGAATTGAAGTTGAAGCTGCAGAATGAAGCATCCGAGATCAGTGCAGCACTCAAATCAGAATCAACGAGCGATGCCAAGAATCGAGCTGCTGCTGAGGTAGCCGAAGATGGTGGAAGAGATGGGAAAGGCGAAAAAGTTGAGAGAGTTGGTGGTGTGGACTTGTGCCCCTCAGAAGCTCCTGGTTTCATCCTCTTGGAGCTGAAGCAGGCGAAGCTCAACCTAACGAAGACGACTACTGATCTTGCTGACATCCGAGCCACAGTTGATGCATACAACAAGAGAATCGAGAGGGAGAGGGCGTCCCTTGAGAGGACTCGCCAGAGGCTGTCTTCAAACACCTCGAGGATTTCGTGTCTGGAATCTGAGCTCAACCAGAAGAGACAGAAGTTGGAGGAGGTCAAAGATGGTGAAGTCCGCGACCCCATAAACATCACGCGGGAACTGCAGAAGCTGAGCTCTGAGACGGAGCAATTCAAGAAGGTCGGGGAGGCTGCAAGGGCGCAAGTTCAGAGGGCGTTGTCCGAAATCGAGCAGACCAAGGCCCGGATCAGGACGGCCGAGATCAGGCTGATCGCGGCCAAGAAGATGAAGGCAGCTGCACGGGCGTCCGAAGCTGTAGCCTTCGCAGAGATGAAGGCGCTCTCTTGCACCGACACCTCCAAACCCTCTGAAGACGTGACCCTCACGTTCGAGGAATACTCCTCCTTGATCTCCAAAGCTCGGGAGGCTGAGGAGGCCTGCAAGGGCAGAGCTGCGGGCGCAATGCTCCTAGTCGAGGAAGCAAACGTGTCCAAGACGGAGATATTGAAGAAGGTCGAGGAGGCAACGGAGGAGGTGAAGATCAGCAAGAAGGCCTTGGAGGAGGCGCTGAGCAGAGTCGAGACGGCCAATCAAGGGAAGCTCGCAGTTGAGGAGGCGCTCCGCGTGTGGAGATCCGAGCACGGCCACAAACGGCGTTCTCTCCATAACTCCACCAAGTTCAAGAATCCATCATCTTTGCAGAGGAAGGACTCCCGCCTCCTCGATGTCAATGGCATGAGCCTCGTCAGCGACGAGCTCAAGCCGGTGCTGAGGCCGACTCTGTCGATAGGGCAGATACTGAGCAGGAAGCTGCTGCTGACGGAGGACTACGAGAACGGGGTGCAAGCCGACAACAAGATCGTCGGGAAACGCAAGGTCTCGCTCGGGCAAATGCTCGGGAAACCTAGCAGCGATTCACATTCTGCAAGAAAATGTGGGAAGGAAAACAAGCAAGTCCCTGCCAAGAGGAAGAAATTTGGCTTTGCTCGGATCTCGCTGCTCGTcgccaagaagaagaagagcaaTGTGGCTGCGGATCCATTGCGGCGCGGCAGCGCGTGA